The DNA sequence TTGATACAATCACGACTGGCGACATCTCTAACCGTACattgaaactaaaaaatgttattaaccTCATAAactcagataattattaaacaaaatgacttatatattaattaataacttaatgAACAACCGCATCACCAAAGTTATTGTTGGTCACAGCTTGTGATCATGGAACCAATGATAGACATAACCTAGAAGGCAGTATTTGACTGCAGCTGACGTATATTAGCATTATGTGGAACAGTATGACCAATAGCAGCACCACCCCCACCTCCTGTGGAACTGCTACCAATGCTGCCAACAGCAGAATTCAAAAGCCCATGAGATTCTGGTTCCATGTCATAGTCCGGCTCGAGTGCTGGATTAACTCGGCCGTTAGATTCATCTTTGCTGCCATATAATTTACCCGTACCGGCAGCCAGAACTGCCATTTGTTCACCTTCGGCAGGATCTGGCCCGACGCGTTCAACGTCTTCGGGAATGTTAACTACGCACCGGAATACGTCATAACCGGGTGCTAGTCGCCCAGTTAAAAATACCCATTGTGTTCCCCAGGAAACACCGATAAGTGTAATCAATGATATCAACATGGCCATTGTGCGGAATGGAAACATCTGGACCTGGTTTACTGGATCGTAGCCTGGATAGTGGATCAAAGCTGGCAGACCTAGCATTGCTTCACCCCCGGTCAAACGTACTAGAAAGGCTATTATATAGGCTGATAGACTGCCGTAGGTGTTGCAGTAGTCCTTAAAATGGACTACCATCAACAATTGGGGGAAGAGGATTACGTAGACCAAGTCTGAGCACATTGACCACAGACCGTAGATTGATGGTATCGTTAATGCCATTATGGTGCTAAGTACTCCAACAATTGCTATTCCGACTCTCATTACCCAGATTATTTCCATTTCGGATGCCTGGTTTTTGGGAACAAGCTATTGTAGTTCCAGGGATCATTGAATCCCTATTGGGACAAGATGGACCGCcatagaaattattatcaatgttTTCCTATTCCGGCTAGATTATTGAATTTACATGAAAATTGCtagagaccttttttgaagacaattttatttagaacaaaattgtattcagtattttttgtcatatttaaaatagttgaaccagaattttaatttaaagttttatgaaattttaatataataatagctatgcaaatttttatatagattacttcaaatatatattccaGGTAGAGTTATGgacttatgaaaaaatttataggaactacttttttaaaaaattaaatttcctatcaaattgtttatatgcattttttatgtatctttgatattttaatcagaatttaaattcaaaaatttataatcaatattttgCATGTCGCGATTAGTGAATAGTTGAAATACCAAATTATTGACTCGAAAAGTATCAAGAGCAGAGTGGCGCAGTGGAAGCGTGCTGGGCCCATAACCCAGAGGTCCGTGGATCGAAACCACGCTCTgctaacaattatttttttcgataaaataaaaaaaaaatgctaacctcaaaacgacttttttttaattaccatcagtaaaaatgaataatttaacatttttttgacgCAATGCCCTTGGATTAAGACGGTCCATCTCACCCCGATGGTaaaatcaatatataaaataacttaccCGTTGGCGGAATATCAGCTTGTAAACGTTGCGTGCGAACATGGAACTGGCTGACAAAATACTGCTGTCAGCTGATGACATGACGGCAGCTGATACGGCGCCCAATCCGAAGAATGAGACGAAATCGGGAGTCAGATATTGCAGTACCATGGGTAAGATCATGCTGGTTTCTCCAGGGCCCAGTGGATATGGACCGCGATAGGCAGTTTCGTTCCATGCTGAAGAAGTGAAAATAACCCCAAGCTTTATTGATGATACTGGAGCTTAAATTAGTTACGGATGCGTTGGTGTGTTTACGTTAGCTATTGAGCCGCATTAACTGCGCACCCTTACATGGAGACAGTAAAAAACATTCAAACACATGTCGGAATCCCACGGTATTGTA is a window from the Microplitis demolitor isolate Queensland-Clemson2020A chromosome 4, iyMicDemo2.1a, whole genome shotgun sequence genome containing:
- the LOC103580846 gene encoding high-affinity choline transporter 1, whose amino-acid sequence is MINVAGVVSIGLFYVLILGVGIWAARKKEAGNDSEEEVMLAGRSIGLFVGIFTMTATWVGGGYINGTAEMVYTRGLVWCQAPFGYALSLVFGGIFFANKMRQQGYITMLDPLQDAFGERMGGLLFLPALCGEVFWAAGILAALGATIAVIIDMEHSHSIIFSACIAVFYTLFGGLYAVAYTDVIQLFCIFIGLWMCIPFAWMNPLVQPLDSLEVDWIGKVPSEEYWSYLDYGLLLIFGGIPWQVYFQRVLSSKTAGRAQLLSYVAAAGCILMAIPPVMIGAIAKGTPWNETAYRGPYPLGPGETSMILPMVLQYLTPDFVSFFGLGAVSAAVMSSADSSILSASSMFARNVYKLIFRQRASEMEIIWVMRVGIAIVGVLSTIMALTIPSIYGLWSMCSDLVYVILFPQLLMVVHFKDYCNTYGSLSAYIIAFLVRLTGGEAMLGLPALIHYPGYDPVNQVQMFPFRTMAMLISLITLIGVSWGTQWVFLTGRLAPGYDVFRCVVNIPEDVERVGPDPAEGEQMAVLAAGTGKLYGSKDESNGRVNPALEPDYDMEPESHGLLNSAVGSIGSSSTGGGGGAAIGHTVPHNANIRQLQSNTAF